In one window of Thermodesulfobacteriota bacterium DNA:
- a CDS encoding flavin reductase family protein: MVKYPKKRDLPVSEVRRFLEPGPIVLVSSRWKGKTNIMTMGWHTVMEFTPSLVGCVISSANHSFRMIRGSGECVINLPTAGLADTVVRVGNTTGAEIDKFKEFGLTPEEAFEVGAPLIKECHANFECRLYDDALVEKYDFFIFEVVKAHAAVTPKYPETLHYTGDGVFMVSGKTINKRKLFRPGML; encoded by the coding sequence ATGGTCAAATATCCCAAAAAGAGGGACCTCCCGGTAAGCGAGGTGAGGCGCTTCCTTGAGCCCGGCCCAATCGTGCTCGTTTCGTCGAGGTGGAAAGGGAAGACGAATATAATGACGATGGGCTGGCACACGGTGATGGAATTCACTCCCTCGCTCGTCGGCTGCGTCATCTCAAGCGCCAACCACAGCTTCCGGATGATACGCGGCAGCGGCGAATGCGTCATAAACCTTCCGACCGCCGGCCTTGCGGACACTGTCGTAAGGGTGGGGAACACCACCGGCGCGGAAATCGACAAGTTCAAGGAATTCGGCCTTACGCCCGAGGAGGCGTTTGAGGTTGGCGCGCCCTTGATAAAAGAATGCCACGCCAACTTCGAATGCAGGCTCTACGACGACGCGCTCGTCGAAAAATACGATTTCTTCATCTTCGAAGTGGTGAAGGCCCATGCCGCCGTTACGCCGAAGTATCCCGAGACGCTCCACTACACCGGAGACGGCGTATTCATGGTTTCAGGCAAGACCATCAACAAGAGGAAGCTCTTCAGGCCAGGGATGCTTTGA
- a CDS encoding PAS domain-containing protein: MQEENALRIYLEREGYELQRRASYFDAVIEHVPEGLALIDTDSNTVKSVSRYAALYARRTREELERIPIDEVVERWHIFKSDGVSKPTDDEFILKRTIDQNACFENEEWVFRTPEGAKVIVLMNSCPVLNEAGEVVGAVLSWVDISERKAAEERIRSLNIELNEALRKVKVLSGMLNLCAVCKRIQDDLGNWQSIEKYIEQRSEAVFSHGICPDCAERLYGEKGEKTDK; the protein is encoded by the coding sequence ATGCAGGAAGAAAACGCGCTCAGGATATACCTTGAAAGGGAAGGATACGAGCTCCAACGCAGGGCAAGCTATTTTGATGCCGTCATAGAGCATGTTCCAGAGGGGCTTGCCCTGATAGACACTGATAGCAATACCGTCAAGAGCGTCAGCAGATATGCGGCATTGTACGCGAGGCGCACAAGGGAAGAGCTCGAACGCATACCGATTGACGAGGTGGTCGAGCGATGGCATATCTTCAAAAGCGACGGCGTAAGCAAGCCCACGGACGATGAGTTCATACTCAAGAGGACGATTGATCAAAATGCCTGTTTTGAGAACGAAGAATGGGTTTTCAGGACTCCTGAAGGAGCGAAAGTCATCGTTCTCATGAATTCGTGTCCGGTCTTGAACGAGGCTGGCGAAGTGGTCGGCGCCGTGCTTTCGTGGGTTGACATAAGCGAGCGCAAGGCCGCCGAGGAAAGGATAAGGAGTCTGAACATCGAGCTGAACGAGGCCCTGAGGAAGGTGAAGGTGCTGAGCGGCATGCTTAACCTATGCGCCGTATGCAAACGGATCCAGGACGACTTGGGCAACTGGCAGTCCATCGAGAAATACATAGAGCAGCGCTCGGAAGCGGTCTTCAGCCACGGCATATGCCCGGACTGCGCTGAAAGGCTTTACGGCGAAAAAGGTGAGAAGACAGATAAATGA
- the plsX gene encoding phosphate acyltransferase PlsX encodes MKIAVDAMGGDFAPAMVVEGAVRAASELNIPIVLVGDKSRVEDELAKHKGVPSNVSIVHASEVVGMDESPTQAVRKKKDSSLRVCFELVRSGEAGAVVSAGNSGAAMAAGILLLKKVKGIDRPAIAVSVPTIKDPAIVLDVGGNVDCKPVHLFQFALMGEVYARYVLKEKRPRVGLLSNGEEDGKGNELTRETHALLKKASINYIGYVEGRDIYQGGVDVVVTDGFVGNVVLKLSEGLVEAVTTMLKNEIMSSLPSRIGYLLSKGAFKRLKKKIDYSEYGGAPLLGIEGVCIISHGRSNAKAMRNAVLRAHEYAQGNVNSHLMEEMEKNQDLMKNGRSEAVSGS; translated from the coding sequence ATGAAGATTGCCGTTGACGCGATGGGCGGGGATTTCGCCCCCGCCATGGTTGTAGAAGGGGCCGTCCGGGCCGCGAGCGAGCTCAATATCCCCATCGTCCTCGTCGGAGACAAATCCCGGGTAGAGGACGAGCTTGCGAAGCACAAGGGCGTTCCGTCCAACGTCTCCATCGTCCACGCCTCTGAGGTCGTGGGCATGGACGAATCCCCCACTCAGGCCGTCAGGAAAAAGAAGGACTCGTCGCTACGGGTCTGCTTCGAGCTCGTAAGGAGCGGAGAGGCCGGGGCCGTCGTTAGCGCCGGGAACTCCGGCGCGGCAATGGCCGCCGGGATACTCCTCCTTAAGAAGGTAAAGGGCATCGACAGGCCCGCCATAGCAGTATCCGTCCCCACCATAAAAGACCCGGCCATAGTCCTCGACGTGGGCGGCAACGTCGACTGCAAGCCAGTGCACCTTTTCCAGTTCGCCCTCATGGGCGAGGTCTACGCAAGGTACGTCCTCAAGGAGAAGAGGCCCAGGGTCGGCCTCCTCTCGAACGGAGAGGAGGACGGCAAGGGCAACGAGCTTACGAGGGAGACCCACGCCCTTTTAAAGAAGGCCTCCATAAACTACATAGGCTACGTCGAGGGCAGGGACATATACCAGGGCGGGGTGGACGTTGTCGTGACCGACGGCTTCGTCGGGAACGTCGTCCTCAAGCTCAGCGAGGGGCTTGTCGAGGCCGTGACAACCATGCTCAAGAACGAGATAATGTCTAGCCTCCCGTCGAGGATAGGCTATCTCCTCTCCAAGGGCGCTTTCAAGAGGCTCAAAAAGAAAATAGACTATTCGGAGTACGGCGGCGCGCCGCTCCTCGGCATAGAGGGCGTCTGCATCATAAGCCACGGCAGGTCGAACGCCAAGGCCATGAGGAACGCGGTGCTCCGCGCCCACGAGTACGCACAGGGGAACGTGAACTCCCACCTGATGGAAGAGATGGAAAAAAACCAGGACCTCATGAAGAACGGCCGCAGCGAAGCCGTCTCGGGCAGTTAG
- a CDS encoding DUF177 domain-containing protein has product MKIRIEDIPPSGLSLDIEESCAALKEFAGGKLDLDFSTPVKAHLEVSKRGQSVFVSGDIKAGIKVECSRCLKEFEYPYASDFASYYELGREPEKEKELKPEDMDVNFIAGDSLDTSEVLLGQIALELPMQPLCRPDCKGLCPKCGADLNLGDCGCGGEDKTDPRLAKLKDFKR; this is encoded by the coding sequence ATGAAGATACGGATAGAGGACATACCGCCTTCAGGGCTTTCGCTCGACATCGAGGAGAGCTGCGCGGCTTTGAAGGAATTCGCCGGAGGGAAGCTCGACCTCGACTTCTCGACTCCCGTGAAGGCCCACCTTGAGGTCTCGAAGAGGGGGCAGAGCGTATTCGTCTCCGGGGACATAAAGGCCGGCATCAAGGTGGAGTGCAGCAGGTGCCTTAAGGAGTTCGAGTACCCTTACGCGTCTGATTTCGCCTCCTATTACGAGCTGGGCAGGGAGCCTGAGAAGGAGAAGGAACTCAAGCCCGAGGACATGGACGTTAACTTCATAGCGGGCGACTCCCTCGACACCTCAGAGGTGCTCCTGGGCCAGATAGCCCTTGAGCTCCCCATGCAGCCGCTCTGCAGGCCTGATTGCAAGGGGCTCTGCCCGAAGTGCGGGGCAGACCTGAACCTCGGCGACTGCGGCTGCGGGGGCGAGGATAAGACAGACCCGAGGCTCGCCAAGCTCAAGGACTTCAAGCGCTGA
- a CDS encoding AbrB/MazE/SpoVT family DNA-binding domain-containing protein: MIKKLAKHGNSLALVIDKGVLELLEIDDKTPLDISTDGKVLIIAPVRDEKRRKQFEEALEKANRKYGRALKKLAS; the protein is encoded by the coding sequence TTGATAAAAAAACTCGCCAAACACGGGAACAGCCTGGCCCTCGTAATCGATAAAGGAGTGCTTGAGCTCCTTGAAATTGACGACAAGACCCCCCTCGACATCTCGACTGACGGCAAGGTGCTCATAATCGCCCCTGTAAGGGACGAGAAGCGACGCAAGCAGTTCGAGGAGGCCCTTGAAAAGGCCAACCGGAAGTACGGCCGCGCGCTCAAAAAGCTTGCGAGCTGA
- a CDS encoding type II toxin-antitoxin system death-on-curing family toxin, with amino-acid sequence MEFVFLGLDEVVEIHRDQITRYGGSPGIRDMELLQSAVAMPSAAYGGEYLHADISEMAAAYLFHIIRNHPFVDGNKRTGAVAALVFLALNGTELHASEKSFESMVRSTAEGKLEKSKIASFFRRHVREQGG; translated from the coding sequence ATGGAGTTTGTATTCCTAGGCCTTGACGAGGTCGTGGAGATACACCGCGACCAGATAACGAGATACGGGGGAAGCCCCGGCATCCGCGACATGGAGTTATTGCAGTCCGCGGTTGCAATGCCGTCCGCAGCCTATGGTGGGGAATACCTCCATGCCGATATCTCCGAGATGGCCGCCGCCTACCTCTTCCACATCATCCGCAACCACCCCTTCGTGGACGGCAACAAGAGGACCGGCGCTGTCGCCGCCCTTGTCTTTCTCGCCCTTAACGGGACGGAACTCCACGCGAGCGAAAAGAGCTTTGAATCGATGGTGCGCTCAACAGCCGAAGGGAAGCTTGAAAAATCTAAAATCGCTTCCTTCTTTCGAAGGCACGTGAGGGAGCAAGGGGGTTGA
- the rpmF gene encoding 50S ribosomal protein L32: MPNPKKRHSSCKRGQRRSHDALSAPAVSTCPQCGEPKRPHHVCPSCGTYKGRTVIKKKEAV; this comes from the coding sequence ATGCCGAACCCCAAGAAAAGACATTCGAGCTGCAAGAGGGGCCAGAGAAGGAGCCACGACGCGCTGTCCGCTCCGGCGGTCTCCACCTGCCCCCAGTGCGGCGAGCCCAAGCGCCCGCACCACGTCTGTCCGAGCTGCGGCACATACAAGGGCAGGACTGTTATCAAGAAGAAAGAGGCCGTCTAA